In one window of Camelina sativa cultivar DH55 chromosome 15, Cs, whole genome shotgun sequence DNA:
- the LOC104745960 gene encoding CASP-like protein 3A1 — translation MAKAAEQKQNLTVVTEETKLDIRDVVHTATTYGRRRNDVAMVALRAMCMAVSAVAVTLTVTAHETSMTTLYGFEFQLHAVWSLSDSLIYLVVVSSATVLYSLIQLITSGTRLMRRSPVIPTRTQAWSCFIADQVFGYAMVSGGSAALGVTNMNRTGIRHMPLPNFCKSLGFFCDHLAFSVVFSLFAFLLLAASSVLDVLRLSRDR, via the exons ATGGCGAAAGCAGCAGAGCAGAAACAAAACTTGACCGTTGTGACTGAAGAAACGAAGCTTGATATCCGCGACGTGGTGCACACAGCCACCACTTACGGCAGAAGACGCAATGACGTGGCAATGGTTGCGCTAAGAGCTATGTGCATGGCTGTATCGGCGGTTGCTGTGACGTTAACGGTGACAGCACACGAGACTAGCATGACCACTCTCTACGGCTTCGAGTTTCAACTCCACGCCGTTTGGTCACTCTCAGATTCTCTAAT ATATCTAGTGGTGGTTTCATCTGCAACGGTTCTTTACTCGTTGATCCAACTTATCACAAGTGGAACAAGACTGATGAGAAGATCTCCAGTGATCCCGACAAGAACACAAGCATGGTCTTGCTTCATTGCAGATCAGGTATTTGGATACGCGATGGTGAGTGGAGGATCTGCGGCTCTAGGAGTAACGAATATGAACAGAACAGGAATCAGACACATGCCTCTTCCAAACTTCTGCAAATCTCTCGGTTTCTTCTGTGACCATCTCGCATTCTCCGTCGTCTTCTCCTTGTTCGCGTTTCTCCTCCTCGCCGCTTCTTCTGTTCTCGACGTTCTCCGTCTCTCACGCGACCGTTAG
- the LOC104745961 gene encoding nuclear pore complex protein NUP35-like: MSTTAHRTPKSGRQSLLFQDLASPVSARRGKFSSPGQAAAVSALWRENFGGSDLPPPPMYTLDDRSDFSPESGIADYSASPDAKSDKRTPFQSSGKNIVTPGKRKLEASPSFSLLNAQQSGSPSWWSQSKAGGSSSMEQDDKGKGSPVEGVVQPGALVTLPPPREVARPEVQRQIIPTGNLDEEEWVTVYGFSPGDTNLVLREFEKYGMILKHVPGPSNANWMHILYQNRSDAHKALNKSGMMINGVVIVGVKPVDPIQKQALNERLNNQGFTPLPPPLSTRDTARPSSRLQYLQNGSAFSPQTSGGAMASPSRSMVAKVYDLMFGV, translated from the exons ATGAGTACTACAGCTCACAGGACTCCAAAATCAGGGAGGCAATCTCTGCTTTTTCAAGATTTAGCTTCTCCAGTTTCAGCACGAAGAGGGAAATTCTCAAGCCCGGGGCAAGCAGCTGCGGTATCTGCACTATGGCGTGAGAATTTCGGAGGATCAGATCTTCCACCACCTCCAATGTATACTTTGGATGACCGGTCTGATTTCTCTCCTGAGTCAGGTATTGCTGACTACTCAGCGTCTCCAGATGCCAAATCTGACAAGAGAACGCCTTTCCAGAGTTCTGGGAAAAATATTGTAACTCCTGGTAAAAGAAAGTTGGAAGCAAGCCCATCTTTTTCTCTACTGAATGCACAACAGAGTGGGAGTCCGAGTTGGTGGTCGCAGTCAAAGGCTGGTGGTAGTAGTAGTATGGAGCAGGATGATAAAGGGAAGGGATCTCCTGTTGAAGGTGTGGTTCAGCCTGGTGCATTGGTTACTCTTCCGCCGCCAAGAGAAGTTGCTAGACCTGAGGTTCAGAGGCAGATCATACCTACTGGTAATCTTGATGAGGAAGAGTGGGTCACTGTCTATGG ATTTTCTCCAGGTGATACAAATTTGGTACTGCGGGAGTTTGAAAAGTATGGTATGATCTTGAAACATGTTCCTGGTCCAAGCAATGCCAACTGGATGCACATCCTTTACCAG AACCGGTCTGATGCACATAAAGCGCTGAACAAAAGTGGGATGATGATAAACGGAGTGGTAATAGTAGGAGTGAAGCCAGTAGACCCGATACAGAAGCAAGCGTTAAACGAGAGACTCAACAACCAAGGATTCACGCCTCTACCTCCACCATTATCCACCAGAGACACTGCTCGACCCTCATCTCGTCTTCAGTACTTGCAAAACGGTAGCGCTTTCTCCCCTCAAACCAGCGGTGGTGCTATGGCCTCCCCATCGAGGTCGATGGTCGCAAAGGTCTACGACTTGATGTTCGGTGTTTAA